In Scylla paramamosain isolate STU-SP2022 chromosome 30, ASM3559412v1, whole genome shotgun sequence, the following are encoded in one genomic region:
- the LOC135116134 gene encoding lymphocyte-specific helicase-like isoform X1 → MSANMEEKRLARFPAHFFQRQVKRDVNSDIPPKRELLVYTPVTPLQLSLYTATLTSNMEAFVSKNPQCDLQAQDHCHRTGQMSPVLVLCLITAASTDEWTVERAGTKRKLERLIIRSGKFRDASQGDRSFQRVVGEAELLSLLKQNDHHKEHRASKGHGHITKEELNQLLHRSDLTKKKRRS, encoded by the exons atgtcagcgaatatggaagaaaagagactagccag ATTCCCAGCACATTTTTTTCAGCGGCAGGTGAAGAGAGATGTAAACTCGGACATTCCACCGAAGAGAGAGTTGCTTGTGTACACCCCAGTGACTCCCCTCCAGCTCTCACTGTACACGGCAACTCTCACAAGCAACATGGAGGCGTTTGTgtcgaag AACCCACAGTGTGACCTCCAAGCCCAGGACCACTGCCACCGCACGGGCCAAATGTCCCCAGTCCTTGTCCTCTGCCTGATCACCGCAGCCAGCACTGACGAGTGGACAGTGGAGAGAGCAGGGACCAAACGCAAACTAGAGCGCTTGATTATCCGGTCTGGCAAGTTCCGAGACGCCAGCCAGGGAGACCGGAGCTTCCAGAGGGTGGTGGGTGAGGCGGAGCTGCTGTCCCTGCTGAAGCAAAACGACCACCATAAGGAACATAGGGCTAGCAAGGGCCATG GTCACATCACCAAAGAGGAGCTAAACCAACTGCTCCACAGAAGTGACCTgaccaagaagaagagaagaagctga
- the LOC135116134 gene encoding lymphocyte-specific helicase-like isoform X2, with protein sequence MSANMEEKRLARFPAHFFQRQVKRDVNSDIPPKRELLVYTPVTPLQLSLYTATLTSNMEAFVSKNPQCDLQAQDHCHRTGQMSPVLVLCLITAASTDEWTVERAGTKRKLERLIIRSGKFRDASQGDRSFQRVVGEAELLSLLKQNDHHKEHRASKGHGKACFNQVL encoded by the exons atgtcagcgaatatggaagaaaagagactagccag ATTCCCAGCACATTTTTTTCAGCGGCAGGTGAAGAGAGATGTAAACTCGGACATTCCACCGAAGAGAGAGTTGCTTGTGTACACCCCAGTGACTCCCCTCCAGCTCTCACTGTACACGGCAACTCTCACAAGCAACATGGAGGCGTTTGTgtcgaag AACCCACAGTGTGACCTCCAAGCCCAGGACCACTGCCACCGCACGGGCCAAATGTCCCCAGTCCTTGTCCTCTGCCTGATCACCGCAGCCAGCACTGACGAGTGGACAGTGGAGAGAGCAGGGACCAAACGCAAACTAGAGCGCTTGATTATCCGGTCTGGCAAGTTCCGAGACGCCAGCCAGGGAGACCGGAGCTTCCAGAGGGTGGTGGGTGAGGCGGAGCTGCTGTCCCTGCTGAAGCAAAACGACCACCATAAGGAACATAGGGCTAGCAAGGGCCATG GCAAAGCATGTTTCAATCAAGTTCTATGA